A genome region from Bufo gargarizans isolate SCDJY-AF-19 chromosome 2, ASM1485885v1, whole genome shotgun sequence includes the following:
- the LOC122927024 gene encoding zonadhesin-like has protein sequence MTRAITLLSICLGVLLPLIAARSVKRLCSGDREYKSCTPTCDNLKPNCPKARSPGCVCGSGTVDNGLGECVNIEKCDFCSGNTTYISCGRLCFPQQICAAVCVEMCVCKSGYVSLPNSDRCVLRRDLP, from the exons ATGACTCGAGCCATCACATTGCTGTCTATATGCCTGG GTGTTCTCCTCCCACTCATTGCTGCACGATCAGTCAAAC GCTTATGTTCAGGAGACAGAGAATATAAGTCCTGTACACCAACCTGCGATAACTTGAAGCCTAACTGCCCTAAAGCGAGATCTCCAGGATGTGTCTGTGGAAGCGGCACTGTAGATAATGGCTTAGGTGAATGTGTGAATATTGAAAAGTGTGATTTCTGCAGCGGGAACACAACATATATCTCATGCGGCAGACTCTGCTTCCCTCAACAAATTTGCGCAGCAGTCTGTGTTGAGATGTGCGTCTGTAAAAGCGGCTATGTGTCCCTACCTAACAGCGACAGATGTGTCCTTCGTCGGGATCTCCCCTAA